The proteins below come from a single Microbacterium sp. SLBN-154 genomic window:
- a CDS encoding TatD family hydrolase translates to MTDPSGYIRERHNDGSRDVRWPAAPEPLRVPVYDNHAHLEIVDGDEPLDLDSQLARARAVGVIGVVQAGGDIDSSRWSAAAAASHPDVLAAVAIHPNEAPAYAEAGRLDEAIGVIDALAAEPRVRAIGETGLDFFRTGEEGLAAQHTSFEAHISLAKKHGIAMQIHDREAHEAVLETLGRVGAPDRTVFHCFSGDAEMARRCADEGYYLSFAGNVTFKNAQNLRDALKVTPRERVLVETDAPFLTPTPHRGRPNAPYLIPVTVRFLAAELEVDVDELCAQVAQNTLAVYGPFTD, encoded by the coding sequence GTGACCGACCCGAGCGGATACATCCGCGAGCGCCACAACGACGGATCGCGGGACGTACGCTGGCCCGCCGCGCCCGAGCCGCTGCGCGTGCCCGTGTACGACAATCACGCGCACCTGGAGATCGTCGACGGTGACGAGCCGCTCGACCTGGATTCCCAGCTCGCCCGTGCCCGGGCCGTCGGCGTCATCGGGGTGGTGCAGGCCGGGGGCGACATCGATTCCAGCCGCTGGTCGGCCGCTGCCGCGGCATCCCATCCCGACGTCCTCGCCGCGGTCGCCATCCACCCGAACGAAGCACCGGCCTACGCCGAGGCCGGACGACTCGACGAGGCCATCGGCGTGATCGACGCGCTGGCCGCCGAACCCCGTGTCCGCGCGATCGGCGAGACGGGCCTGGACTTCTTCCGCACCGGCGAAGAGGGTCTCGCCGCGCAGCACACCTCCTTCGAGGCGCACATCTCTCTGGCCAAGAAGCACGGGATCGCGATGCAGATCCACGACCGTGAGGCGCATGAGGCCGTCCTGGAGACGCTCGGCCGGGTGGGTGCGCCCGACAGGACGGTGTTCCACTGCTTCTCGGGCGACGCCGAGATGGCGCGCCGCTGCGCCGACGAGGGGTACTACCTGTCGTTCGCGGGCAACGTCACGTTCAAGAACGCGCAGAACCTGCGCGACGCCCTGAAAGTGACGCCGCGGGAGCGGGTGCTGGTCGAGACCGACGCTCCCTTCCTCACCCCGACGCCGCACCGCGGACGACCCAACGCGCCCTACCTCATTCCGGTGACCGTGCGATTCCTCGCGGCCGAACTCGAGGTCGACGTCGACGAGCTGTGCGCTCAGGTCGCCCAGAATACCCTCGCCGTCTACGGCCCGTTCACGGATTGA
- a CDS encoding NUDIX hydrolase, giving the protein MSEVWDLIDETGRPLGRTHRRDDPTLPEGSFHLVVSVCVVRRDGRVLTSRRAAVKDWPLAWEFPAGSALVGETSREAAVRELAEETGVVVDPASLELVGRVREEQALFDLYVARVIDPEVDPDPAEVVETEWAHLDAVFARTDAGEMAGPWVRRLRELGETLRTRIAN; this is encoded by the coding sequence ATGAGCGAGGTGTGGGACCTCATCGATGAGACCGGGCGGCCGCTCGGGCGGACGCACCGCCGGGATGATCCGACCCTTCCCGAGGGGTCGTTCCACCTCGTCGTGTCGGTGTGCGTCGTCCGGCGGGACGGGCGGGTGCTGACCTCGCGCCGCGCCGCGGTCAAGGACTGGCCGCTCGCGTGGGAGTTCCCGGCCGGCAGCGCGCTGGTCGGCGAGACGAGCCGGGAGGCGGCGGTCCGCGAACTCGCCGAGGAGACGGGCGTCGTCGTCGACCCCGCGTCTCTCGAACTCGTGGGTCGCGTTCGGGAGGAGCAGGCCCTCTTCGACCTCTACGTCGCGCGCGTCATCGATCCGGAGGTGGATCCAGACCCTGCCGAGGTCGTCGAGACCGAGTGGGCGCACCTCGACGCGGTCTTCGCCCGGACCGATGCGGGCGAGATGGCCGGCCCGTGGGTGCGACGCCTGCGCGAACTCGGCGAGACGCTCCGGACGCGGATCGCGAACTGA
- the hemC gene encoding hydroxymethylbilane synthase, which yields MTLRLGTRASALAMAQAGTVAAALGAELVPIVSDGDRSSAPLASLGGAGVFATALRAALRAGEVDVVVHSYKDLPTAPEEGLAIGAVPTRADARDALCARDGLTLDTLPEGARVGTGSPRRRAQLAARRPDLDLVDIRGNIDTRLSRVGAEDPERRLDAILLAAAGLARIDRSDAATEFLPLERWPTAPAQGALAVETRAGEEHRVSRLDHRPTRMAVDAERGVLARLEAGCAAPIGAHAFFDDGLMFLTARIYRPDGTAQLTSAHAADADDPDVAAELAVRVADELLAQGAADLAPVGPGAREDHA from the coding sequence ATGACCCTGCGCCTGGGAACCCGCGCGAGCGCGCTGGCGATGGCGCAGGCCGGCACCGTCGCCGCCGCCCTCGGCGCGGAACTGGTGCCGATCGTCTCCGACGGCGACCGCTCGAGCGCGCCGCTTGCGTCGCTCGGCGGTGCCGGGGTGTTCGCCACCGCGCTGCGCGCGGCTCTGCGTGCAGGTGAGGTCGACGTCGTCGTGCACTCCTACAAAGACCTCCCCACCGCTCCCGAGGAAGGGCTCGCGATCGGCGCGGTGCCGACACGGGCCGATGCGCGCGACGCGCTGTGCGCACGCGACGGACTCACCCTCGACACCCTGCCCGAGGGTGCACGTGTCGGCACCGGCTCGCCCCGCCGTCGCGCGCAGCTCGCGGCCCGGCGCCCCGACCTCGACCTGGTCGACATCCGCGGCAACATCGACACGCGGCTCTCCCGCGTGGGAGCGGAAGACCCCGAGCGGCGTCTCGACGCGATCCTGCTCGCCGCCGCGGGGCTCGCCCGCATCGATCGCTCCGACGCGGCGACGGAGTTCCTGCCCCTGGAGCGCTGGCCCACCGCTCCCGCCCAGGGAGCGCTCGCCGTCGAGACCCGTGCGGGGGAGGAGCACCGCGTGTCGCGGCTGGACCATCGCCCGACGCGGATGGCCGTCGACGCCGAACGCGGCGTGCTCGCTCGCCTGGAAGCGGGCTGCGCCGCGCCGATCGGGGCCCACGCCTTCTTCGACGACGGACTGATGTTCCTCACGGCGCGGATCTACCGCCCCGACGGCACGGCACAGCTCACCAGCGCCCACGCCGCCGACGCCGACGACCCGGACGTCGCCGCGGAGCTGGCCGTCAGAGTCGCCGACGAGCTCCTGGCCCAGGGGGCCGCCGATCTCGCGCCGGTCGGCCCCGGCGCCCGAGAGGATCACGCATGA
- the hemQ gene encoding hydrogen peroxide-dependent heme synthase, with product MTDTAPSASSETPNDRHYALWAVLRRAPGTPAPEGLPSIVDAAAGAGDTLRGVYDVSGLRADADILLWLVGHTAEHLQAVLRDLRRTRELATLAPTWNALGVHRDAEFSRDHSPAFARGLAPKQWLTVYPFVRSYEWYLLPAAERGAMLGEHGRMGRDYPQVQSNTVASFALGDYEWLLALEADDVIDLVDLMRYLRATEARRHVREEVPFFTGRLIQPAEIADVVR from the coding sequence GTGACCGATACCGCCCCCTCCGCTTCGTCCGAGACACCGAACGACCGGCACTACGCCCTCTGGGCGGTGCTGCGGCGCGCGCCCGGAACGCCCGCGCCGGAGGGACTGCCCTCCATTGTCGACGCGGCCGCCGGCGCCGGTGACACTCTCCGCGGCGTCTACGACGTCTCGGGGCTGCGGGCCGACGCCGACATCCTGCTCTGGCTCGTCGGCCACACCGCCGAGCATCTGCAGGCGGTGCTGCGCGACCTTCGACGCACGCGCGAACTCGCGACGCTCGCCCCCACCTGGAACGCCCTCGGTGTGCACCGCGATGCGGAGTTCAGCCGCGACCACAGCCCCGCCTTCGCCCGGGGCCTCGCGCCCAAGCAGTGGCTGACGGTGTACCCGTTCGTGCGCAGCTACGAGTGGTACCTCCTCCCCGCCGCCGAGCGAGGGGCGATGCTCGGCGAGCACGGCCGGATGGGCCGCGACTATCCGCAGGTGCAGAGCAACACCGTCGCGAGCTTCGCCCTCGGCGACTACGAATGGCTGCTGGCGCTCGAGGCCGACGACGTCATCGACCTCGTCGACCTCATGCGCTACCTGCGCGCCACCGAAGCACGGCGCCACGTGCGCGAAGAGGTGCCGTTCTTCACCGGACGCCTGATCCAGCCCGCCGAGATCGCCGACGTGGTGCGATGA
- the hemB gene encoding porphobilinogen synthase, with protein sequence MTPAPPPFPTTRPRRLRQSTAWRRLVAETRVHPAQLVLPMFVRENADAPLPIGSMPGVQQHSLESLRGELQRAAGAGIGGVMLFGVPEHKDAEGSGATDPDGILNVATRIAAEEVGSDLVVQTDLCLDEFTDHGHCGVLDERGRVDNDATLERYRDMALAQAAAGSELLGLSGMMDGQVAVIRSALDEAGYAHVALLAYAAKYASAFYGPFREAVQSSLQGDRRTYQLDPGNRREGALEVALDVAEGADIVMVKPAMSYLDVLADAAASSPVPVWAYQVSGEYAMIEAAAAHGWIDRDRAIDESLQSIVRAGADAVLTYWAVEAAERWAR encoded by the coding sequence ATGACCCCCGCCCCTCCGCCCTTCCCGACCACCCGCCCCCGGCGCCTGCGGCAGAGCACCGCCTGGCGACGGCTGGTCGCTGAGACCCGGGTGCACCCCGCGCAGCTCGTCCTGCCGATGTTCGTCCGCGAGAACGCCGACGCGCCCCTCCCGATCGGATCGATGCCAGGCGTGCAGCAGCACTCCCTCGAGTCGCTCCGCGGAGAGCTGCAGCGCGCCGCGGGCGCCGGCATCGGCGGCGTCATGCTCTTCGGTGTGCCCGAGCACAAGGACGCCGAGGGCTCCGGCGCGACCGATCCCGACGGGATCCTCAACGTCGCGACGCGCATCGCCGCTGAGGAAGTCGGCTCCGATCTCGTCGTGCAGACCGACCTGTGTCTCGACGAATTCACCGACCACGGTCACTGCGGGGTGCTCGACGAGCGGGGCCGTGTCGACAACGACGCCACCCTCGAGCGGTACCGCGACATGGCCCTCGCTCAGGCTGCCGCCGGGTCGGAGCTCCTCGGTCTCTCCGGGATGATGGACGGCCAGGTCGCGGTCATCCGGTCGGCACTCGACGAGGCGGGGTACGCGCACGTCGCGCTCCTGGCGTACGCGGCCAAGTACGCCTCCGCGTTCTACGGCCCGTTCCGCGAGGCCGTCCAGTCCTCCCTCCAGGGAGACCGGCGCACCTATCAGCTCGACCCGGGCAACCGGCGCGAGGGGGCCCTCGAGGTGGCCTTGGATGTCGCCGAAGGCGCGGACATCGTGATGGTCAAGCCCGCGATGTCGTACCTGGATGTGCTGGCCGATGCCGCGGCATCCTCTCCGGTTCCCGTCTGGGCGTACCAGGTCAGCGGCGAATACGCCATGATCGAGGCCGCCGCGGCTCACGGGTGGATCGATCGGGATCGCGCCATCGACGAGTCGCTGCAGAGCATCGTCCGCGCGGGAGCCGACGCGGTGCTGACGTACTGGGCTGTGGAGGCCGCAGAAAGGTGGGCACGATGA
- the rsmI gene encoding 16S rRNA (cytidine(1402)-2'-O)-methyltransferase, which translates to MLILAATPIGNLGDASDRLRRALADAPVIAAEDTRTTQRLLAALGVENRPRLIALHDHNEKGKAAEIVELAREHDVLLLSDAGMPTVSDPGFSVVARAAVEGVAVTVIPGPSAVLTALAASGLPTDRFTFEGFPPRKAGERDALLAELSTERRTMVFFEAPSRIAETLAALARAFGPERPAAVCRELTKLHEEIRRGPLGELAEWAGDGVRGEIVVVVAGAERRGVSLADGVAEVADLVAGGMRLKDAAADVAGQTGLSRRDLYEAALAARHTAAGVSRST; encoded by the coding sequence ATGCTGATCCTCGCGGCCACACCGATCGGCAACCTCGGCGATGCGTCGGACCGCCTCCGCCGCGCGCTGGCGGACGCTCCCGTCATCGCGGCGGAGGACACCCGCACGACCCAGCGGCTGCTCGCCGCCCTCGGGGTCGAGAACCGCCCGCGACTGATCGCCCTGCACGATCACAACGAGAAGGGCAAAGCGGCGGAGATCGTCGAGCTCGCCCGCGAGCACGATGTCCTCCTCCTCAGCGATGCCGGAATGCCGACGGTGAGCGATCCCGGGTTCTCCGTCGTCGCGCGCGCAGCCGTCGAGGGGGTCGCCGTCACGGTGATCCCGGGTCCGAGCGCGGTGCTGACCGCGCTCGCCGCCTCGGGGCTGCCGACCGACCGCTTCACCTTCGAGGGGTTCCCACCCCGCAAGGCCGGCGAACGCGACGCGCTCTTGGCGGAGCTGTCGACGGAGCGCCGCACCATGGTGTTCTTCGAGGCTCCGTCGCGCATCGCCGAGACCCTCGCCGCCCTCGCCCGCGCCTTCGGCCCCGAACGGCCCGCGGCGGTCTGCCGAGAACTCACGAAACTCCACGAGGAGATCCGACGGGGCCCGCTGGGCGAGCTGGCCGAGTGGGCCGGCGACGGAGTGCGCGGCGAGATCGTCGTGGTGGTGGCCGGCGCCGAGCGTCGCGGGGTGTCGCTCGCCGATGGTGTCGCCGAGGTGGCGGACCTCGTCGCGGGGGGGATGAGGTTGAAGGATGCCGCGGCCGACGTGGCCGGCCAGACGGGCCTGTCGCGCAGAGATCTCTACGAAGCGGCGCTGGCGGCACGTCACACGGCGGCCGGCGTCAGCCGGTCCACCTAG
- the metG gene encoding methionine--tRNA ligase — MTSGRSFYITTPIYYPSDVPHIGHGYTTVAVDALARWHRQAGDDTWMLTGTDEHGQKMLRAAAANGATPQEWVDRLVAESWFPLLKTLDVANDDFIRTTQPRHEERVRQFVQAIYDRGYIYAGEFEALYCVGCEEFKTESEIVDGTGAFEGLKVCAIHSKPLELLQEKNYFFKLSEFTEPLLKLYADTPDFIRPESARNEVISFVKQGLKDLSISRSTFDWGIKVPWDETHVIYVWVDALLNYATAVGFGSDPEEFARRWPAYHVVGKDILRFHAVIWPAMLMAAGVEVPRGVFAHGWLLVGGEKMSKSKLTGIAPAEITDVFGSDAYRFYFLSAIAFGQDGSFSWEDLSARYQAELANGFGNLASRTTAMIARYREGIVPPAGEETDGDRIIRDTVAAATERADAAIERFRLDEAIAAIWTIVDALNLYITENEPWVLAKDDGSRGRLDTVLYTAAEGLRALAVLLSPIMPIATEKLWVGLGAAESLGRLQDQPLRDAGRWGQLRPGTSVNALSPLFPRVEQPGDGKPGAAKA, encoded by the coding sequence GTGACTTCCGGCCGATCCTTCTACATCACGACGCCGATCTACTACCCGAGCGACGTGCCCCACATCGGCCACGGCTACACCACCGTCGCCGTGGACGCGCTGGCGCGCTGGCATCGGCAGGCCGGTGACGACACGTGGATGCTGACCGGCACCGACGAGCACGGGCAGAAGATGCTGCGGGCGGCCGCCGCCAACGGGGCGACCCCGCAGGAGTGGGTGGATCGGCTGGTGGCGGAGTCGTGGTTCCCGCTGCTGAAGACCCTGGATGTCGCCAACGACGACTTCATCCGCACCACCCAGCCCCGGCACGAGGAGCGGGTGCGCCAGTTCGTTCAGGCGATCTACGACCGCGGGTACATCTACGCCGGCGAGTTCGAGGCGCTGTACTGCGTGGGCTGCGAGGAGTTCAAGACCGAGTCCGAGATCGTCGACGGCACCGGCGCGTTCGAGGGCTTGAAGGTGTGCGCGATCCACTCCAAGCCGCTCGAGCTCCTGCAGGAGAAGAACTACTTCTTCAAGCTCAGCGAGTTCACCGAGCCGCTGCTGAAGCTCTACGCCGACACCCCCGACTTCATCCGGCCCGAGTCGGCGCGCAACGAAGTCATCTCGTTCGTCAAGCAGGGGCTGAAGGACCTGTCGATCTCGCGGTCGACGTTCGACTGGGGCATCAAGGTGCCGTGGGACGAGACCCATGTCATCTACGTGTGGGTCGACGCGCTGCTCAACTACGCCACCGCCGTCGGCTTCGGCTCCGATCCGGAGGAGTTCGCCCGGCGCTGGCCGGCCTACCACGTCGTGGGCAAGGACATCCTGCGCTTCCACGCCGTCATCTGGCCCGCCATGCTGATGGCGGCCGGGGTCGAGGTGCCCCGCGGCGTCTTCGCCCACGGCTGGCTGCTGGTCGGCGGCGAGAAGATGTCGAAGTCGAAGCTCACGGGGATCGCGCCCGCCGAGATCACCGACGTCTTCGGGTCGGACGCGTACCGGTTCTACTTCCTCTCGGCGATCGCCTTCGGCCAGGACGGCTCGTTCTCGTGGGAGGACCTCTCGGCCCGCTACCAGGCGGAGCTCGCCAACGGCTTCGGGAACCTCGCCTCGCGCACCACGGCGATGATCGCCCGCTACCGGGAGGGCATCGTGCCGCCCGCGGGGGAGGAGACCGACGGCGACCGGATCATCCGCGACACGGTCGCGGCGGCGACGGAGCGGGCGGATGCCGCGATCGAGCGGTTCCGGCTCGACGAGGCGATCGCCGCGATCTGGACGATCGTGGATGCGCTGAACCTCTACATCACCGAGAACGAGCCCTGGGTGCTCGCGAAGGACGACGGATCTCGCGGCCGTCTCGACACGGTGCTGTACACCGCCGCCGAGGGTCTTCGCGCCCTTGCCGTTCTGCTGTCGCCGATCATGCCCATCGCCACCGAGAAGCTCTGGGTGGGTCTGGGGGCTGCCGAGTCGCTGGGCCGCCTGCAGGATCAGCCGCTCCGCGACGCGGGGCGCTGGGGGCAGCTCCGCCCGGGCACGAGCGTCAACGCCCTCTCGCCCCTCTTCCCGCGGGTCGAGCAGCCGGGAGACGGCAAGCCCGGAGCGGCGAAGGCGTGA
- the hemL gene encoding glutamate-1-semialdehyde 2,1-aminomutase encodes MSMTLIPTDNVEAAARARAVIPGGVNSPVRAFGSVGGTPLSIVGARGAYVRDVSGREYVDLVASWGPALLGHAHPGVVSAVQEAAARGLSFGASTPGETLLAEAVIGRLRVGESSEIERLRLVSTGTEATMTAIRIARGATQRDLIVKFAGHYHGHSDGLLAESGSGVATLGLPGSAGVPAVIAALTLVLPYNDRAAIEEAFALHGDRIAAVITEAAGANAGILLPEDGFNAFLADTAHAHGALLISDEVLTGFRVDPAGWWGLEHRAGASWTPDLVTFGKVIGGGMPLAGIGGRRDLMELLAPLGPVYQAGTLSGNPLAVAAGLATLRLADDAVYAHVDRAAGVVSRAAGEALDAAGVAHVITHAGSLFSIAFRDRPVRDYDDARAQEGWRYRAFFHAMLEAGVSLPPSVFEAWFLTAAHDDEALEKILAALPQAAAAAASATPPDAV; translated from the coding sequence ATGAGCATGACCCTCATTCCGACCGACAACGTCGAGGCCGCCGCCCGGGCCCGCGCGGTCATCCCCGGCGGTGTGAACTCCCCGGTGCGTGCCTTCGGCTCCGTCGGCGGCACGCCGCTGTCGATCGTGGGTGCTCGCGGTGCGTACGTCCGCGATGTCTCGGGCCGCGAGTACGTCGACCTCGTCGCGTCGTGGGGCCCCGCCCTCCTCGGGCACGCCCACCCGGGTGTCGTGTCCGCGGTGCAGGAGGCGGCCGCCCGCGGACTGTCCTTCGGCGCCTCGACCCCCGGTGAGACCCTTCTGGCCGAGGCGGTGATCGGACGTCTCCGGGTCGGGGAGTCGTCGGAGATCGAGCGGCTGCGCCTGGTGTCCACCGGCACCGAGGCGACGATGACCGCGATCCGCATCGCCCGCGGCGCCACCCAGCGCGACCTCATCGTGAAGTTCGCCGGCCACTACCACGGTCACTCCGACGGCCTCCTCGCCGAGTCGGGGTCGGGGGTGGCGACCCTCGGCCTCCCCGGTTCGGCGGGCGTCCCGGCCGTCATCGCTGCGCTCACCCTCGTGCTGCCCTACAACGATCGGGCGGCGATCGAGGAGGCGTTCGCGCTCCACGGCGACCGCATCGCCGCCGTCATCACCGAGGCTGCCGGCGCCAACGCCGGGATCCTGCTGCCCGAGGACGGCTTCAACGCCTTCCTCGCCGACACCGCGCACGCCCACGGCGCGCTGCTGATCTCCGACGAAGTGCTCACCGGCTTCCGGGTCGACCCGGCCGGCTGGTGGGGGCTCGAGCACCGCGCCGGGGCCTCGTGGACCCCCGACCTCGTCACCTTCGGCAAGGTCATCGGCGGCGGGATGCCGCTGGCCGGGATCGGCGGACGCAGAGACCTGATGGAACTGCTCGCTCCGCTCGGCCCGGTGTACCAGGCGGGCACGCTCAGCGGGAACCCGCTGGCCGTGGCCGCGGGGCTGGCGACGCTCCGACTGGCCGACGACGCGGTGTACGCCCACGTCGATCGTGCCGCCGGCGTGGTCTCCCGCGCGGCCGGCGAGGCCCTCGACGCCGCCGGGGTCGCCCACGTCATTACCCACGCCGGGAGCCTTTTCTCGATCGCCTTCCGCGACCGGCCGGTGCGCGACTACGACGACGCCCGGGCGCAGGAGGGATGGCGCTACCGCGCCTTCTTCCACGCGATGCTCGAGGCGGGGGTCTCCCTCCCGCCCAGCGTGTTCGAGGCGTGGTTCCTCACGGCCGCCCACGACGACGAGGCGCTGGAGAAGATCCTCGCCGCGCTTCCCCAGGCGGCGGCCGCTGCGGCATCCGCCACTCCTCCCGACGCGGTCTGA
- a CDS encoding dolichyl-phosphate-mannose--protein mannosyltransferase, which produces MTAPAPTLIRPSAWDRWQQRISGDERLDRRWTVLAAVAVTLLAAVLRFWNLGHPQALVFDETYYVKDAWTQWVLGYAADWPEGDDTNDRFVAGETGIFLSEKPAFVVHPPLGKLLIGAGMALFGADSSFGWRVATALAGTALVLVLFLLARTLTESTVFATVAGLLLAVDGLAIVMSRVALLDIFLALFVLVAFWFLALDRRRLPDRLAAALAARPPDGEGGYRFGPVLWDRPWLVAAGVAAGAASGVKWSGLYALAGIGIYAVVTDLLQRRRAGIRLWAVDGVLRQGPVSFLLLVPVALLIYLASWWGWLATTGGYGRQRAATALESLWIYHQDIYTFHVGLDTDHAYESPAWQWPLLLRPTSMYYDQTDAGVQNIYSMPNPLIWWAGVAAVVYLAYRFFRDRDWRHALVLTGVAVTYLPWLLYPERTVFQFYTVAILPFTVLALTFALRDITRSPDPQRRLPGRVAVLAFLGIVLLVSAFWYPILTATTVPYDFWRGHNWLPGWV; this is translated from the coding sequence GTGACCGCCCCCGCCCCCACGTTGATCCGGCCGTCGGCGTGGGACCGGTGGCAGCAGCGGATCTCCGGCGACGAGCGGCTCGACCGCCGGTGGACGGTCCTCGCCGCGGTCGCCGTGACTCTCCTCGCCGCCGTCCTGCGGTTCTGGAACCTCGGCCACCCGCAGGCGCTGGTCTTCGACGAGACGTACTACGTCAAGGACGCCTGGACGCAGTGGGTGCTGGGGTATGCCGCGGACTGGCCGGAAGGCGACGACACGAACGATCGGTTCGTCGCCGGAGAGACAGGCATCTTCCTCTCCGAGAAGCCCGCCTTCGTCGTGCACCCACCGCTCGGCAAGCTCCTCATCGGCGCCGGGATGGCGCTCTTCGGCGCCGACTCGTCGTTCGGATGGCGCGTGGCCACGGCGCTGGCCGGCACCGCCCTGGTGCTCGTGCTGTTCCTCCTGGCCCGCACGCTCACCGAATCCACCGTGTTCGCCACCGTCGCGGGGCTGCTGCTGGCCGTCGACGGCCTGGCCATCGTGATGAGCCGGGTGGCACTGCTCGACATCTTCTTGGCGCTGTTCGTGCTGGTGGCCTTCTGGTTCCTCGCCCTCGACCGACGGCGCCTCCCCGACCGTCTTGCCGCGGCGCTCGCCGCGCGACCTCCCGACGGCGAGGGCGGGTATCGATTCGGACCCGTGCTGTGGGATCGACCGTGGCTCGTGGCCGCCGGGGTCGCCGCCGGGGCGGCCAGCGGGGTGAAGTGGTCGGGGCTCTACGCCCTGGCGGGGATCGGCATCTACGCCGTCGTCACCGACCTCCTCCAGCGCCGGCGCGCGGGCATCCGGCTCTGGGCCGTCGACGGCGTCCTCCGTCAGGGTCCGGTCTCGTTCCTCCTGCTCGTCCCGGTCGCACTGCTGATCTACCTCGCGTCATGGTGGGGCTGGCTCGCCACCACCGGGGGTTATGGCCGTCAGCGAGCCGCGACCGCGCTGGAGAGCCTCTGGATCTACCACCAGGACATCTACACGTTCCACGTCGGCCTGGACACGGATCACGCCTACGAGAGCCCTGCCTGGCAGTGGCCGCTGCTGCTGCGCCCGACCTCGATGTACTACGACCAGACCGACGCGGGCGTGCAGAACATCTACTCGATGCCGAACCCGCTCATCTGGTGGGCGGGGGTCGCGGCGGTGGTCTACCTCGCGTACCGGTTCTTCCGTGATCGCGACTGGCGTCACGCGCTGGTCCTCACCGGCGTCGCGGTGACGTACCTGCCCTGGCTGCTGTATCCCGAGCGCACGGTGTTCCAGTTCTACACCGTGGCGATCCTGCCCTTCACGGTGCTGGCCCTCACCTTCGCCCTTCGCGACATCACGCGATCCCCCGACCCGCAGCGCCGCCTCCCCGGCCGGGTGGCCGTGCTCGCGTTCCTCGGGATCGTCCTGCTGGTGTCGGCGTTCTGGTACCCGATCCTCACCGCCACGACCGTGCCCTACGACTTCTGGCGGGGGCACAACTGGCTTCCCGGCTGGGTCTGA
- a CDS encoding MFS transporter, producing MPSLGDFVAPRRLGRDFRWLLASSWTSNLGDGIALAAAPLLIASLTSSPILVAAGAMMQFLPWLLFGLLAGAVADHHDRRRLVMLANALRALVILGLVVFLLTGQATVWLVLVTSFLYGTAEVFADTAGSTLLPMLVRPADLGIGNARMQAGFLVGNQLAGPPLGAFLFAAGSFLPFLLQVFCVSLAILLISRIARTPVPDSGEAERESKIRAIREGLGWLRHNAPVRTLVVIILVFNVTWAAPWGVLVLYATEYLGMGPVGYGALTTASALGGIIAIFSFGFLERKVPFATLMRVVLTCEVLMHLAFALTTVPAVAFVLMFGFGLYAFVWGTISTTVRQRLVPMPLQGRIASVNMVGVFGGLVIGQFLGGVIAQIWGPTGPWWFAFAGSAITLALVWRPISHIAAAPPARDGGPAASAV from the coding sequence CGGCATCGCGCTGGCCGCCGCTCCCCTGCTCATCGCGTCGCTGACGTCGTCTCCGATCCTCGTCGCCGCCGGCGCCATGATGCAGTTCCTTCCGTGGCTGCTGTTCGGCCTGCTCGCGGGGGCGGTGGCCGACCACCACGACCGGCGCCGTCTGGTGATGCTCGCCAACGCCCTGCGCGCCCTCGTGATCCTCGGGCTCGTCGTGTTCCTCCTCACCGGACAGGCGACCGTGTGGCTGGTGCTGGTGACGTCCTTCCTCTACGGCACCGCCGAGGTGTTCGCCGACACGGCCGGGAGCACGCTTCTGCCGATGCTCGTCCGTCCGGCCGATCTCGGCATCGGGAACGCGCGGATGCAGGCCGGCTTCCTCGTCGGCAATCAGCTGGCGGGACCGCCGCTGGGCGCCTTCCTCTTCGCCGCCGGATCGTTCCTTCCGTTCCTGCTGCAGGTGTTCTGCGTCAGCCTGGCGATCCTGCTCATCTCGCGGATCGCGCGCACCCCCGTGCCCGATTCCGGTGAGGCCGAGCGCGAATCGAAGATCCGCGCCATCCGGGAGGGCCTCGGCTGGCTCCGCCACAATGCGCCGGTGCGGACGCTCGTGGTCATCATCCTCGTCTTCAACGTCACGTGGGCAGCACCCTGGGGGGTGCTCGTGCTGTACGCCACCGAGTACCTGGGCATGGGGCCGGTCGGATACGGGGCGCTGACGACGGCCTCGGCCCTCGGCGGGATCATCGCGATCTTCAGCTTCGGCTTCCTGGAGAGGAAGGTCCCCTTCGCCACACTCATGCGCGTGGTCCTCACCTGCGAGGTCCTCATGCATCTCGCTTTCGCGCTGACCACGGTGCCGGCCGTCGCGTTCGTGCTCATGTTCGGCTTCGGACTCTACGCCTTCGTCTGGGGGACGATCTCCACCACCGTGCGCCAGCGCCTCGTGCCGATGCCGCTCCAGGGGCGGATCGCCTCGGTGAACATGGTCGGGGTGTTCGGCGGACTGGTGATCGGCCAGTTCCTCGGCGGCGTGATCGCGCAGATCTGGGGTCCGACCGGGCCCTGGTGGTTCGCGTTCGCGGGTTCGGCGATCACCCTCGCGCTGGTGTGGCGGCCGATCTCCCACATCGCCGCCGCCCCTCCTGCGCGCGACGGCGGCCCCGCGGCATCCGCGGTCTGA